A DNA window from Polynucleobacter sp. AP-Titi-500A-B4 contains the following coding sequences:
- a CDS encoding succinate dehydrogenase, which produces MSTGVLQAKLWYAQRISAMVLGICVAIHLLIIFYAIRGGLSAQEILGRTQGNVLFAIFYEIFVLACFVHAPIGVANILQETFPKSELAKPLAWMLALLILVLGTAAVVGVFTGGQI; this is translated from the coding sequence ATGAGCACTGGCGTATTGCAAGCAAAGCTTTGGTATGCGCAAAGAATTAGCGCTATGGTACTTGGGATTTGTGTTGCGATTCATTTGCTCATTATTTTTTACGCTATCAGAGGTGGTTTAAGTGCGCAAGAGATTTTAGGCCGCACCCAGGGCAATGTGCTGTTTGCTATTTTTTATGAAATTTTTGTACTAGCGTGTTTTGTACACGCGCCAATCGGTGTAGCGAATATCTTGCAAGAGACTTTCCCAAAGAGTGAATTGGCTAAACCTCTAGCTTGGATGCTGGCACTGCTGATTTTGGTTCTTGGCACTGCTGCAGTTGTTGGTGTTTTTACAGGAGGTCAAATATGA
- the sdhC gene encoding succinate dehydrogenase, cytochrome b556 subunit, producing the protein MSSRPKLDYRAKSHLSYFAYACHRFSGLLLACFIPLHFLMLSQSLRGAEGFEKSLALTDFWAFKFGEWALVILLAVHLAGGIRLLMIEFGPWKGLRKGWIQVSILFAIVCGLLFLYFAN; encoded by the coding sequence ATGAGCTCCAGACCAAAGTTAGATTACCGTGCAAAAAGCCACTTATCTTATTTTGCATATGCGTGCCATCGCTTTTCTGGCTTGCTGTTGGCATGTTTTATACCCCTGCACTTTCTGATGCTGTCTCAGTCTTTACGAGGAGCCGAGGGCTTTGAGAAATCCTTAGCTTTAACTGACTTTTGGGCATTTAAGTTTGGTGAGTGGGCCTTGGTTATTTTGCTGGCAGTTCATTTGGCAGGCGGAATACGTCTGTTGATGATCGAGTTTGGGCCATGGAAGGGCTTACGCAAGGGCTGGATTCAAGTTTCCATCCTGTTCGCGATTGTGTGCGGACTTTTATTTCTATATTTCGCTAATTGA
- a CDS encoding fumarate hydratase, with translation MQLQMNLVEEACKELYIRALKVLPDDIKAGIDKLDKAETDSRAQVVLKTMITNISVAEREDNLLCQDTGLPIYNVKIGSNVQFDGMALKAAIRKGCERATKEYPLRSSVVHPITRKNNHTSCGIDMPAIHIDFFDKSESVEIEMVPKGSGSENNSFLKMAIPADGINGVKAFVIESVVSAGGKTCPPTIVGVGIGGTSDQCVAMAKRAATRELGSVCSDEEGAKLEKELSAAVNQLGIGPQGLGGDGTAFAVQVELAHTHITLNPVAVNMQCHSARRARATFTPSGVTYGF, from the coding sequence ATGCAATTACAAATGAATTTAGTGGAAGAGGCCTGCAAAGAGCTCTACATTAGGGCCCTCAAGGTTTTGCCTGATGATATTAAGGCTGGTATTGATAAGCTAGATAAAGCGGAGACAGATTCACGTGCTCAAGTAGTTTTGAAGACTATGATTACTAATATCTCGGTAGCAGAGCGTGAAGATAATCTCCTTTGCCAAGATACAGGTCTGCCGATCTATAACGTAAAGATTGGCAGCAATGTGCAATTTGATGGCATGGCCTTAAAGGCGGCGATTCGTAAAGGATGTGAGCGCGCCACTAAAGAGTATCCACTCAGATCTTCGGTGGTGCATCCAATTACTCGCAAAAATAATCACACCTCTTGTGGCATTGATATGCCAGCTATACATATTGATTTTTTTGATAAATCAGAATCAGTTGAGATTGAAATGGTGCCAAAGGGTAGCGGTTCAGAAAATAATTCTTTTTTAAAAATGGCAATACCTGCAGATGGTATTAATGGGGTTAAAGCGTTTGTGATTGAAAGTGTTGTTTCTGCTGGCGGGAAGACTTGCCCGCCAACGATTGTCGGTGTTGGGATTGGTGGCACCTCAGATCAATGTGTTGCTATGGCAAAACGTGCAGCAACCCGTGAATTAGGCAGTGTATGTAGTGATGAAGAGGGTGCTAAGTTAGAGAAAGAGCTCAGCGCCGCCGTTAATCAGCTTGGCATTGGTCCACAAGGACTCGGTGGTGACGGAACTGCTTTTGCGGTTCAAGTTGAGCTAGCTCATACCCACATTACTTTGAATCCCGTTGCAGTCAATATGCAATGCCATTCCGCTCGTAGAGCACGTGCAACCTTTACGCCTTCTGGCGTGACCTACGGATTCTAG
- a CDS encoding fumarate hydratase C-terminal domain-containing protein: MAHYNLATPVSEEDIRKLRINDTVTLQNTLFGIRDATQIHMFDHDRKTRFDLNGHAVIHTAPNVRKVPVSNQFPAGYEPICIGTTTSDRMERFTHPLMTQNGVRMIVGKGGMREGSAAAFKELGGVYLAIIGGTAALETTWIEQIEDVDMDDLNPESLWRFKIKDFGPLLVAMDSHGGSIYQEVKSDVASKKAAVLKSLGISS; the protein is encoded by the coding sequence ATGGCACATTACAACCTTGCAACACCAGTAAGCGAAGAGGATATCCGCAAGCTACGAATTAACGATACCGTGACCTTGCAAAATACTTTGTTCGGCATTCGTGATGCTACTCAAATTCATATGTTTGATCATGACCGTAAGACGCGCTTTGATTTAAATGGTCATGCAGTGATTCATACGGCACCTAATGTTCGTAAAGTGCCAGTAAGTAACCAGTTCCCTGCGGGATATGAACCTATTTGTATTGGTACAACCACCTCAGATCGTATGGAGCGCTTCACTCACCCCTTAATGACCCAGAATGGTGTACGAATGATTGTGGGCAAAGGTGGTATGCGCGAGGGTTCAGCTGCGGCTTTCAAAGAATTGGGTGGCGTTTATTTAGCCATTATTGGTGGTACTGCAGCGCTTGAAACAACTTGGATCGAGCAGATTGAGGATGTGGATATGGATGATCTCAATCCAGAGTCTTTATGGCGTTTCAAGATTAAAGATTTTGGCCCATTACTAGTTGCAATGGATAGTCATGGCGGCAGTATCTACCAAGAAGTGAAGAGTGATGTCGCTAGCAAAAAAGCAGCAGTACTAAAAAGCCTTGGGATCAGCTCATGA